In Euphorbia lathyris chromosome 10, ddEupLath1.1, whole genome shotgun sequence, a single genomic region encodes these proteins:
- the LOC136208998 gene encoding delta(14)-sterol reductase → MDLDFLLHALIPSWNSCAILAIFFVYLAIAGSILPGKVVPGVTLQDGSCLHYRCNGLLSLLLLVALLVMSAKMDVISPTVISERGFELLSTTFIFSTLVTLMLYAAGCNTKDRSSSLKPHVSGNLIHDWWFGIQLNPQFLGIDLKFFFVRAGMMGWLLINLSVLAQSIQDETLSHSMILYQLFCALYILDYFFHEEYMTSTWDIIAERLGFMLVFGDLVWIPFTFSIQGWWLLGNHVELTTAAIVANCFVFLMGYLVFRGSNKQKHDFKKDPKALIWGKPPRVIGGKLLASGYWGIARHCNYLGDLLLALSFSLPCGISSLVPYFYPIYLLILLIWRERRDEARCAEKYKEIWSEYRRLVPWRILPYFY, encoded by the exons ATGGATCTGGATTTTCTTCTTCACGCCCTAATTCCCTCTTGGAACTCA TGTGCTATACTTGCTATATTCTTTGTGTATCTGGCAATTGCTGGATCTATTCTACCTGGAAAAGTTGTTCCTGGAGTGACCTTGCAGGATGGCTCTTGTCTTCATTATCGTTGCAATG GGTTGCTGTCATTGCTGCTGCTGGTTGCTCTTCTTGTGATGAGTGCTAAAATGGATGTTATATCACCCACC GTGATATCAGAGAGAGGTTTTGAGCTGCTATCAACAACTTTTATATTCAGTACTCTT GTTACCTTGATGCTTTACGCTGCTGGTTGCAATACAAAAGACCGGAGTTCTTCTCTCAAGCCTCACGTCAGTGGAAACCTAATACATGACTG GTGGTTCGGTATACAGCTCAACCCCCAATTTTTGGGCATTGACCTCAA ATTCTTCTTTGTTAGAGCTGGGATGATGGGATGGTTACTTATCAACCTATCAGTTCTAGCACAAAGTATACAAGATGAAACATTGAGCCATTCTATGATCCTCTACCAACTATTCTGTGCG TTATACATCTTAGATTACTTCTTTCACGAGGAATACATGACCTCCAC ATGGGACATAATTGCAGAGAGATTGGGCTTCATGTTGGTGTTTGGTGATCTTGTTTGGATACCTTTCACTTTTAGTATCCAG GGATGGTGGCTTTTGGGTAACCACGTGGAACTTACAACAGCTGCTATTGTAGCAAATTGCTTCGTCTTTCTTATGGG GTACCTAGTCTTCAGAGGATCTAACAAGCAAAAGCATGATTTCAAAAAGGATCCAAAAGCACTGATATGGGGTAAGCCACCAAGGGTTATCGGCGGAAAGCTCCTCGCTTCTGGTTATTG GGGAATTGCAAGACATTGTAATTATCTTGGAGATCTGTTGTTAGCTCTATCTTTTAGCTTACCTTGTGGTATAAG TTCCTTGGTTCCGTACTTCTACCCGATATATCTCCTGATTTTGTTGATATGGCGAGAAAGAAGAGACGAGGCTCGTTGTGCAGAGAAGTATAAAGAAATATGGTCTGAATACCGTAGACTTGTTCCCTGGAGAATATTACCCTACTTTTATTAG